The region ATGTTCCTTCAAAGATGATATTTGGCTAGAACAGGGAGTCCCTATCACATGGGCTTTTGTTTCCATCACCCACTTCAATAAGTAAGTGATGTTTTGTTTGTGGTCACATGACCACCTGTTATTGTGAAGGGTTATCTCCTGCAACTGAAAGAGTTGGTCAAAAGCTTGATCTGGAATGAATGTGAACTTATTATTGTGCAGGTAAAGATGTGTGAGATTTGTCAGGTTTATTAATGTTCCTGGAAGGATTTGTGTCAAGGAATTGTTAGACAGGTCCACGATATGTAGTTTGGAGGGCATGTTGGTTGGAACTGTCCACAGTTTGTTACTACTGAGGTTGAGAACCTCAAGACTTCTCAGTGTATTTTTAATGAGAACAACCTTTTCCAGCATATTCTTAGAAACATCCAGATATTTAAGGTTCCACTGATAAGCAGTATCAGATTTGTCAAGCAGTTTAATGTTGTTGTTAGCAGCAGACATGTTCCAGAGGGACCGGGGTAACTGAGCAGGCAGGCTTTCGAGCCTGTTGTTTGAAATATCCAGGGTCCTCAGATTGGTGTATTGGGTTAACTGGTTATGAAGATCGGTAAAATGGTTATAAGACAGATTTAAATGGATAATATTCTCTTGCAGTCCAGATGGTAATGTAGTCAAGTTTCTGCC is a window of Prionailurus viverrinus isolate Anna chromosome E1, UM_Priviv_1.0, whole genome shotgun sequence DNA encoding:
- the OMG gene encoding oligodendrocyte-myelin glycoprotein, which gives rise to MALMEYQILKMSPSLFILLFLTPGILCICPLQCICTERHRHVDCSGRNLTTLPSGLQENIIHLNLSYNHFTDLHNQLTQYTNLRTLDISNNRLESLPAQLPRSLWNMSAANNNIKLLDKSDTAYQWNLKYLDVSKNMLEKVVLIKNTLRSLEVLNLSSNKLWTVPTNMPSKLHIVDLSNNSLTQILPGTLINLTNLTHLYLHNNKFTFIPDQAFDQLFQLQEITLHNNRWSCDHKQNITYLLKWVMETKAHVIGTPCSSQISSLKEHSIYPTPSGFTSSLFTLSGMQTVDTINSLSMVTQSKVTKTPKQYRTKETTFGATLSKDTTFASTDKAFVPYPEDTSLETINSHEAAAATLTIHLQDGIVTNTSLTSSTKSSPTPMTLSITSGMPSNFSEMPQQSTTLNFRREETTTNVKTRLPSAASAWKVNASFLLMLNAVVMLAG